The genomic stretch CTGTAGAAGCCTATACATTTAATAAAAATTATTACTGGATGGCATCCAATAATCCGGTGAATTTGTGTGATTCACGTTTATTTGGTTTGGTGCCCGATGACCATTTGATCGGTAAAGCTTGGCGCATTTGGTTTTCATCCAGAAAAGGGCGCATTTTTCAACGAGTGCAATAATGGAGAATACGATATATTTAAGTTCGGCCTATCTGGCCCCGGTGGAATATTATACAAAACTGTTCGCCTGTGAGAAGGCCTATGTGGAACAGTATGACAATTATGTGAAACAGACTTATCGCAACCGTTGTGTCATTGCGGCAGCCGATGGTCCGCTGGCGCTGACTATCCCTACAGAAAAAAGCGGTACACCTAAATGCCTGATGAAGGATGTCCGCATTTCGGATCATGGCAATTGGCGTCATATACATTGGAATGCTTTGGTGGCTGCATATAGAAATAGTCCTTTCTTTGAGTACTATGCTGATGATTTCCACGTCTTTTATGAAAAGAAATATGCCTTCTTGTGGGATTATAATCAGGAAATTTGTTCTTTAGTATGCGATTTGATCGATATTCATCCCCGTATGGAAGGAACAACGGAATATTGCATGGAATTTGTTCCGGGCGAGGTTGATTTTCGTGAGATTATTCATCCGAAGCGTGACTGGC from Phocaeicola dorei encodes the following:
- a CDS encoding WbqC family protein; this encodes MENTIYLSSAYLAPVEYYTKLFACEKAYVEQYDNYVKQTYRNRCVIAAADGPLALTIPTEKSGTPKCLMKDVRISDHGNWRHIHWNALVAAYRNSPFFEYYADDFHVFYEKKYAFLWDYNQEICSLVCDLIDIHPRMEGTTEYCMEFVPGEVDFREIIHPKRDWREADADFCPKPYYQVFDAKYGFLPNLSIADLLFNMGPESLIVLRDSVKGINHKE